The following proteins are co-located in the Robbsia betulipollinis genome:
- a CDS encoding sensor histidine kinase, whose protein sequence is MENLSVDEIARNAAGLSVSRLRRQHILAAQFGYFALGEQDFAKILREAVRVAAGGLGARFAKVLRYLPQTDEFLLVEGLGWMPADIGTISMGADDASPAGYAYSSGKPVISNHLGNELRFRTPAILVKYGIERAINVPIRSSMNAYGVLEADSDDTADFTETDIIFMEAVANVIAMALDRDLAQTETRDAGLFSSSVLNASHDCIKVMSVQGELEFMNENGLCHMQIDDFSKFDGLPWTSLWPESARAEIETAIAEAVAGRPFRFEAFCPTTKGEPRWWDVSVSPILGANEQVERIVSVSRDITERHQQEVALSQLLSVREDELRTSELMMKEVHHRVRNSLQLVQTLLGLQANLSADESVKGELKVAARRVLSVASVHERLYREDGGAANDAATYLASLLDDLQAGYEDRPVTLHASSMVLPASRLAPLGLIACELITNSMKYGKGRITVDLERTQDAVKLTVADEGSGFPKDFPKPQGTGLGMRLVKTYAGFGDGSILVDRTVPFSRLIVTFKV, encoded by the coding sequence ATGGAAAATTTATCGGTAGATGAGATTGCCCGCAATGCGGCGGGCCTGTCCGTCTCGCGCTTGCGCCGTCAGCACATACTCGCGGCGCAATTCGGTTACTTCGCGCTCGGCGAACAGGATTTCGCGAAAATCCTGCGCGAAGCGGTGCGGGTCGCGGCCGGCGGGTTGGGCGCCCGTTTCGCCAAGGTGCTGCGCTATCTGCCGCAGACCGACGAATTCCTGCTGGTGGAGGGTCTGGGCTGGATGCCCGCCGATATCGGCACCATCTCGATGGGCGCGGACGATGCGAGCCCGGCCGGCTATGCCTATTCGAGCGGCAAACCGGTCATCTCGAACCATCTCGGCAACGAGCTGCGCTTTCGCACGCCCGCGATCCTCGTGAAATACGGTATCGAACGCGCCATCAACGTGCCCATTCGCAGCAGCATGAACGCCTACGGGGTGCTCGAAGCCGACAGCGACGACACGGCCGATTTCACGGAGACCGACATCATCTTCATGGAAGCGGTCGCGAACGTGATCGCGATGGCACTGGACCGCGATCTGGCGCAGACCGAGACACGCGATGCCGGTCTGTTTTCGTCCAGCGTCCTCAACGCCAGCCATGACTGCATCAAGGTGATGTCGGTACAGGGCGAACTCGAGTTCATGAACGAGAATGGTCTGTGCCACATGCAGATCGACGATTTCTCGAAATTCGACGGCCTGCCCTGGACGAGCCTCTGGCCCGAATCCGCCCGGGCCGAGATCGAAACGGCGATCGCGGAGGCGGTTGCCGGACGGCCGTTCCGGTTCGAGGCCTTCTGTCCCACGACGAAGGGAGAGCCGCGGTGGTGGGACGTCTCGGTGTCGCCGATCCTCGGTGCCAACGAGCAGGTGGAACGGATCGTTTCGGTATCGCGCGACATCACCGAGCGCCACCAGCAGGAGGTGGCACTGAGCCAGCTCCTGTCGGTGCGGGAGGACGAACTGCGCACCAGCGAACTGATGATGAAAGAGGTCCATCATCGCGTGCGCAACAGCCTGCAACTCGTGCAGACGCTGCTCGGGCTGCAGGCGAATCTGAGCGCGGACGAGAGCGTCAAGGGCGAGTTGAAGGTGGCCGCGCGCCGGGTACTGAGCGTGGCCTCGGTGCATGAGCGTCTGTATCGGGAAGACGGCGGCGCCGCCAACGATGCCGCAACCTATCTGGCCAGTCTGCTCGACGACCTGCAGGCGGGATACGAAGACCGGCCCGTGACCCTGCACGCGTCGAGCATGGTGCTGCCCGCTTCCCGTCTGGCGCCGCTCGGACTGATCGCCTGCGAGCTGATCACCAACTCGATGAAATATGGCAAGGGCCGGATCACCGTCGATCTGGAACGCACGCAGGACGCCGTCAAACTCACCGTGGCCGACGAAGGCAGCGGGTTTCCGAAGGACTTTCCCAAGCCGCAGGGCACCGGTCTCGGAATGCGGCTGGTGAAGACCTACGCCGGTTTCGGCGACGGGTCGATCCTGGTCGACCGTACCGTGCCGTTCAGCCGACTGATCGTGACGTTCAAGGTGTAG
- a CDS encoding MFS transporter — translation MDETGTRQETRTIRRITFKLVPFLVLLYLAAYIDRSTLGFAKLQMNADIGIGDAAYGFGAGLFFIAYFLFEVPSNVFLVRIGASRWFARILVTWGTITVAMALIRGPASFYLLRFLLGAAEAGFYPGVVYFLCQWFPARHRASIFGLFLLSQPLALIVTGPLSGGLLGMEGIAGLHGWQWLFILTGLPAMLLAWPTLRLLPDRPRDAHWLPAADRVWLDAELARERREKGPVLDAAGAQAHPLRALGDARIVLLALYFLPYPLAVYGMSMWLPTIIKAFGVSNLTTGFLSAIPYFFAIAGLLTVPRSSDRRDERMWHIAGSAALGAIGLAVSATAHSHVVQLAALCLTAFGLYAAQPIFWTLPSRFLSGTSAAAGIAMINAIGNLGGYLGPFTVGAIKQYTGRLADGLYFLAAGVLLLGVLLTVVVRRYVEAPGGATPAAANENRRV, via the coding sequence ATGGACGAGACCGGCACGCGCCAGGAAACCCGCACGATCCGCCGCATCACGTTCAAGCTGGTGCCGTTCCTGGTGCTGCTCTACCTCGCCGCCTATATCGACCGCTCGACGCTCGGTTTCGCGAAATTGCAGATGAATGCCGACATCGGCATCGGCGATGCCGCGTACGGTTTCGGCGCGGGGCTTTTCTTCATCGCTTACTTCCTGTTCGAAGTGCCAAGCAACGTTTTCCTGGTCCGCATCGGCGCGAGCCGCTGGTTCGCGCGCATCCTCGTCACGTGGGGCACGATCACGGTCGCGATGGCGCTGATCCGCGGGCCCGCGAGTTTCTACCTGCTGCGCTTTCTGCTGGGGGCCGCCGAAGCCGGCTTTTATCCCGGCGTCGTGTACTTTCTCTGTCAATGGTTTCCGGCGCGGCACCGGGCCAGCATCTTCGGGCTGTTCCTGCTCTCGCAGCCGTTGGCGTTGATCGTGACCGGCCCGCTGTCCGGCGGCCTGCTGGGCATGGAAGGGATCGCCGGACTGCACGGCTGGCAGTGGCTGTTCATTCTGACGGGCCTGCCGGCGATGCTGCTCGCCTGGCCGACCCTGCGGCTGCTTCCGGACCGGCCGCGCGATGCGCACTGGCTGCCCGCGGCGGACCGCGTCTGGCTGGACGCCGAGCTGGCACGCGAGCGTCGCGAGAAAGGCCCCGTCCTCGATGCGGCGGGAGCGCAGGCGCATCCGCTGCGCGCGCTCGGGGACGCCCGCATCGTATTGCTCGCGCTCTATTTTCTGCCCTATCCGCTGGCGGTGTACGGTATGTCGATGTGGCTGCCCACCATCATCAAGGCATTCGGCGTGTCCAATCTCACGACCGGCTTCCTGTCGGCGATTCCCTATTTTTTCGCGATCGCGGGCCTGCTCACCGTCCCCCGCAGTTCGGACCGGCGCGATGAGCGGATGTGGCACATCGCCGGCTCCGCGGCGCTGGGAGCGATCGGGCTGGCCGTATCGGCAACCGCGCATTCGCATGTCGTGCAGCTCGCCGCGCTGTGCCTGACCGCCTTCGGCCTGTACGCCGCGCAACCCATTTTCTGGACCCTGCCCAGCCGCTTTCTGAGCGGAACGTCGGCCGCCGCCGGTATCGCGATGATCAACGCGATCGGCAATCTGGGAGGCTATCTCGGTCCGTTCACGGTGGGGGCGATCAAGCAGTACACCGGCCGCCTCGCCGACGGACTATACTTTCTGGCCGCGGGGGTCCTGCTGCTGGGCGTGCTGCTGACCGTCGTCGTCCGGCGCTACGTGGAGGCGCCGGGCGGGGCGACGCCGGCCGCGGCGAACGAGAATCGGCGTGTGTAG
- a CDS encoding L-iditol 2-dehydrogenase — translation MQLENRIAIVTGGGAGIGQAVVRRYLAEGARVVVVDVRPLSDMAADYRDVPAEHIALLQEDVTTRDGIENIVRATLERFDRVDILFNNAAIFDMRPLLDESWDIFDRTFAVNVKGMFFLMQRVARQMVAQGDGGKIINMASQAGRRGEALVSHYCASKAAVISYTQSAALALAPHRINVNGIAPGVVDTPMWKNVDALFARYENRPVGEKKRLVGEAVPWGRMGRPDELTGAAVFLASADAEYITAQTLNVDGGNWMS, via the coding sequence ATGCAGCTCGAGAACAGGATCGCCATCGTCACCGGCGGCGGCGCCGGTATCGGACAAGCCGTCGTGCGTCGCTACCTGGCGGAGGGTGCGAGGGTCGTCGTCGTCGACGTCAGGCCGTTGTCGGACATGGCAGCGGATTATCGCGACGTGCCGGCCGAGCACATCGCGTTGCTCCAGGAGGACGTCACCACGCGCGACGGCATCGAGAACATCGTGCGGGCGACGCTCGAACGCTTTGACCGGGTGGACATCCTCTTCAACAACGCGGCGATCTTCGACATGCGCCCGTTGCTCGACGAATCGTGGGACATCTTCGATCGCACCTTCGCGGTCAACGTCAAAGGCATGTTCTTCCTGATGCAGCGTGTCGCCCGGCAGATGGTGGCCCAGGGCGACGGCGGCAAGATCATCAATATGGCCTCGCAGGCGGGGCGCCGCGGCGAGGCGCTCGTCTCGCACTATTGCGCGAGCAAGGCGGCGGTCATCAGCTACACGCAGTCGGCCGCGCTGGCGCTCGCGCCCCATCGCATCAACGTCAACGGGATCGCGCCCGGCGTCGTCGACACGCCGATGTGGAAGAACGTCGACGCGCTGTTCGCGCGTTACGAAAACCGGCCGGTCGGCGAGAAAAAGCGCCTGGTGGGCGAAGCGGTGCCCTGGGGCCGGATGGGCCGTCCGGACGAACTGACCGGCGCGGCCGTGTTCCTGGCCTCGGCGGATGCCGAGTACATCACCGCGCAGACGCTGAACGTGGATGGCGGCAACTGGATGAGCTGA
- a CDS encoding substrate-binding domain-containing protein, whose translation MRSNGRAARHVKFSIAVAWGAATLGPFAPAWSVEPARVFAAGSLVAAVNDALTSSGIAAADFAKPVFGPAGALRARLEAGEQADLFLSADLAQPRALARGHEGTYVVPFARNRMCLFSHRPLGANAADVVATLLAPDFRLASSTPKADPGGDYAFKVFAKADGVKPGATQVLEKKALLLLGSPNAMTPIAGKSPAASIFLSDRADALLYYCSNAADIKREVPDLLVAPLPAALDVPVVYGMALLSDQPGAERFALFLLSEKGQAIFSKYGLLPLSPAPDSL comes from the coding sequence ATGAGATCCAACGGACGCGCGGCGCGACACGTGAAATTTTCCATCGCGGTGGCATGGGGCGCCGCGACACTGGGACCGTTCGCGCCCGCATGGAGTGTGGAGCCCGCTCGCGTATTCGCGGCCGGCAGTCTGGTCGCGGCCGTCAACGATGCCTTGACGTCATCGGGCATCGCCGCCGCTGACTTCGCCAAACCGGTATTCGGGCCGGCGGGCGCCCTGCGCGCGCGACTGGAGGCCGGGGAGCAGGCCGATCTGTTCCTGTCGGCGGATCTGGCGCAGCCGCGCGCTCTGGCGCGAGGCCATGAAGGCACCTATGTCGTGCCGTTCGCGCGCAACCGGATGTGCCTGTTTTCGCATCGTCCGCTGGGCGCGAACGCGGCGGACGTCGTCGCCACGCTGCTTGCGCCCGATTTCCGGCTGGCAAGCTCCACGCCGAAGGCGGACCCGGGCGGCGACTACGCGTTCAAGGTGTTCGCGAAGGCGGATGGCGTGAAGCCGGGCGCGACGCAGGTGCTCGAGAAAAAAGCCCTGCTGCTGCTTGGCTCGCCGAACGCGATGACGCCCATCGCCGGGAAATCGCCGGCGGCGTCGATCTTTCTGTCGGATCGCGCGGATGCCCTGCTGTATTACTGCAGCAATGCCGCCGACATCAAACGCGAGGTGCCCGATCTCCTGGTGGCGCCGCTGCCCGCCGCGCTCGACGTGCCGGTCGTCTACGGCATGGCGCTGCTCTCGGACCAGCCGGGCGCCGAGCGTTTCGCCCTCTTCCTGTTGTCGGAAAAAGGGCAGGCGATATTCTCGAAATACGGCTTGCTGCCGTTGTCGCCCGCGCCGGATAGTCTTTGA
- a CDS encoding ABC transporter substrate-binding protein encodes MPLIDYPVGHSSERLAGRRRALRLLGCAPLAAACGVPRASQARVADAALAKVTLILGDQATGTRSLAQAAGVLDDTPYRFRWANFQGAAPLFEAQRAGSVDLAPAGDLPVLAAATGDPSLKIVATRAGSAAALGILVHQASSVRRVADLKGRTVFVSSARGSISQFQLYGALAEAGLSVNDVTIRFVLPTDAFSGFTSGAIEVWATFDPYFGIAAQHGARVLRDGVGINSGLGFFTASASAVADSAKRAALADVLRRLQRAGDWALAHPAAYAQVYSTTTRVPLEAAAQITKRAPLQQRFVTDADIAALQRVADVACRSAILPRRIDVRAISDPGLATA; translated from the coding sequence ATGCCGCTGATCGATTACCCCGTGGGTCATTCCTCCGAGCGCCTTGCCGGTCGCCGGCGCGCCCTGCGGCTGCTGGGCTGCGCGCCGCTTGCGGCCGCGTGCGGCGTACCCCGCGCGAGCCAGGCGCGCGTCGCCGATGCGGCGCTCGCCAAAGTCACGTTGATCCTGGGCGACCAGGCAACGGGCACGCGGTCCCTCGCGCAAGCCGCGGGGGTGCTCGACGACACCCCTTATCGATTCCGCTGGGCCAACTTCCAGGGCGCCGCGCCCCTGTTCGAAGCGCAGCGCGCGGGGAGCGTCGATCTCGCGCCGGCGGGCGATCTGCCGGTGCTGGCCGCCGCCACGGGCGATCCCTCGCTCAAGATCGTGGCGACGCGCGCCGGTTCGGCTGCGGCGCTGGGCATTCTCGTTCATCAGGCTTCCAGCGTCCGGCGGGTCGCCGACCTGAAGGGCCGCACCGTCTTCGTATCGTCGGCGCGCGGCAGCATTTCGCAGTTCCAGCTCTACGGGGCATTGGCGGAAGCGGGACTGTCGGTCAACGACGTCACGATTCGCTTCGTATTGCCCACCGATGCCTTCTCCGGCTTCACCTCCGGCGCGATCGAGGTCTGGGCGACCTTCGATCCGTATTTCGGCATCGCGGCGCAGCACGGCGCGCGCGTGTTGCGCGACGGCGTGGGCATCAATAGCGGATTGGGCTTTTTCACCGCGTCCGCGAGCGCGGTGGCGGACTCCGCCAAGCGTGCGGCACTGGCCGATGTGCTCAGACGCTTGCAGCGCGCGGGCGACTGGGCGCTGGCGCATCCCGCGGCCTATGCGCAGGTCTATTCGACGACCACCCGCGTGCCCCTGGAAGCGGCGGCGCAGATCACGAAGCGCGCGCCCTTGCAGCAGCGCTTCGTGACCGATGCCGATATCGCCGCATTGCAAAGGGTCGCCGATGTCGCGTGCCGCAGCGCGATCCTGCCCCGTCGCATCGACGTCCGGGCGATTTCGGATCCGGGGCTCGCGACGGCGTGA
- a CDS encoding acyl-CoA dehydrogenase family protein — protein MALFDFNPATASDAASAAPSGESALLARFAPVFDRIAAGAVEREHNRTLAYDAVEWLREAGYTKLRIPKRYGGDGIGLAAFFSLVTRLGEADSNLPQILRVHAGFIEALLEDSDETARERWFREIVDGAIIAGAVSERTGTTNNSVRLSRRAEGPDWQLDGEKFYTTGSLYADWIDVSANDGEGDVRVLVRADTPGLQRIDDWDGFGQRLTSSGTVRFDAVRVPYDQVYRRFDASRPRRHTLQTAFFQQIHLANLAGITRAILRDAVGFTTPRTRTFGVAGASRPAENPLVQRVVGRIASLAFSVQNTSEAVSRALDAVSVARAAGRTDDGTYIHLEIQVFQAQQIILEQTLQAATLLFEVGGATATSETRRLDRYWRNARVLASHNPATLREAAIGAFYLNGRGQQETFGLGRLER, from the coding sequence ATGGCGCTGTTCGATTTCAACCCGGCGACGGCAAGCGACGCCGCTTCCGCCGCCCCGTCCGGCGAGAGCGCGCTGCTCGCGCGCTTCGCGCCGGTCTTCGACAGGATCGCCGCGGGAGCCGTCGAGCGGGAACACAACCGGACATTGGCCTACGACGCGGTCGAATGGTTGCGCGAGGCCGGTTACACGAAGCTGCGGATACCGAAGCGATATGGTGGCGATGGCATCGGCCTCGCGGCGTTCTTCTCGCTGGTGACCCGCCTGGGCGAGGCGGATTCCAATCTGCCGCAGATCCTGCGCGTGCATGCCGGCTTCATCGAGGCGCTGCTCGAGGACAGCGACGAAACCGCCCGTGAACGCTGGTTCAGGGAAATCGTCGACGGCGCGATCATCGCCGGCGCGGTTTCCGAGCGCACCGGGACCACGAACAATTCGGTACGGTTGAGCCGGCGGGCCGAGGGCCCGGACTGGCAACTCGACGGCGAGAAGTTCTACACCACCGGCAGTCTGTACGCGGACTGGATCGACGTATCGGCGAACGACGGCGAAGGCGACGTGCGCGTGCTGGTGCGGGCTGACACGCCCGGTTTGCAGCGCATCGACGATTGGGACGGATTCGGTCAGCGGCTCACGAGCAGCGGCACCGTGCGGTTCGATGCGGTACGGGTGCCGTACGATCAGGTGTACCGCCGCTTCGACGCCAGCAGGCCGCGCCGGCATACGTTGCAGACCGCCTTCTTCCAGCAGATTCATCTCGCCAATCTCGCAGGCATCACGCGCGCGATCCTGCGCGATGCGGTGGGCTTCACGACGCCTCGCACGCGCACCTTCGGCGTCGCGGGCGCGTCGCGTCCGGCGGAAAACCCGCTGGTGCAACGCGTGGTGGGGCGGATCGCGAGTCTGGCCTTCTCCGTGCAGAACACCAGTGAAGCGGTGTCGCGCGCCCTCGATGCGGTGTCGGTGGCGCGGGCCGCGGGCCGCACCGACGACGGGACGTATATCCATCTCGAAATCCAGGTGTTCCAGGCCCAGCAGATCATTCTCGAGCAGACCTTGCAGGCGGCCACCTTGTTGTTCGAGGTCGGAGGCGCCACCGCCACCAGCGAAACGCGGCGTCTGGACCGGTATTGGCGCAATGCCCGCGTGCTCGCCTCGCACAACCCGGCGACGCTGCGCGAGGCCGCGATCGGTGCGTTCTATCTGAACGGGCGGGGCCAGCAGGAAACATTCGGGCTGGGTCGTCTGGAACGGTGA
- a CDS encoding aliphatic sulfonate ABC transporter substrate-binding protein produces the protein MQHPTRPFPVSSAHRVAMLAIAIAAAAAALFTPPAAAEETALRIGYQKSSTLMAVLKARGTLAQALLPLHVKLSWAEFASGLPLTEALNADAIDVTADVADTVPIFAQAAHARFAYFAQEAPSPGAQAVIVQRDGPIRALGDLKGKRIAVTKAAGSHYFLLAALARAKLSDDDVRISYLTPADARLAFERNNIDAWFTWDPYVASVEREAGARVLTRGDGFASYQRYYLVSTAFAQAHPDLLALLYTQLADAGRWVKAHPEEAARLLAPVWGLDAATAERANARRSYAVRPVLTQNFGEQAAIADAFHRARLLPQPVDPAQAQLWDVDGKRLHPAGR, from the coding sequence ATGCAGCATCCCACACGTCCTTTCCCCGTCTCTTCCGCGCACCGTGTCGCGATGCTGGCGATCGCGATCGCGGCCGCCGCCGCCGCATTGTTCACGCCGCCCGCCGCCGCCGAGGAGACCGCCTTGCGCATCGGCTATCAAAAATCGTCGACCCTGATGGCGGTCCTCAAGGCGCGCGGCACGCTCGCGCAGGCACTTCTGCCGCTGCACGTAAAACTCTCGTGGGCGGAATTCGCCAGCGGCCTGCCGTTGACCGAGGCGCTGAACGCCGACGCGATCGATGTCACCGCGGACGTCGCCGACACGGTGCCGATCTTCGCGCAGGCCGCCCACGCGCGGTTCGCGTATTTCGCGCAGGAAGCGCCGTCTCCCGGCGCGCAGGCGGTCATCGTCCAGCGCGACGGTCCGATCCGCGCCCTGGGCGATCTCAAGGGCAAGCGCATCGCGGTCACCAAGGCGGCGGGCAGCCACTACTTCCTGCTCGCGGCGCTGGCCCGGGCGAAACTGTCCGACGATGACGTCCGCATCAGTTACCTGACGCCCGCCGACGCCCGGCTGGCCTTCGAGCGCAACAACATCGACGCGTGGTTCACGTGGGATCCCTACGTCGCTTCCGTCGAGCGGGAGGCCGGCGCGCGCGTGCTGACGCGAGGCGACGGCTTCGCTTCGTATCAACGCTATTACCTGGTGAGCACGGCGTTCGCGCAGGCCCATCCGGATCTGCTCGCGCTCCTCTACACGCAGTTGGCGGACGCGGGCCGCTGGGTGAAGGCGCATCCCGAGGAAGCGGCGCGCCTCCTCGCGCCGGTCTGGGGGCTGGACGCGGCGACGGCGGAGCGTGCGAACGCACGCCGCAGCTATGCGGTGCGGCCGGTGCTGACGCAGAATTTCGGCGAACAGGCGGCCATCGCCGACGCGTTCCATCGTGCCCGGCTGCTGCCGCAACCGGTCGACCCCGCCCAGGCGCAACTGTGGGACGTCGACGGCAAACGGCTGCATCCCGCCGGCCGATAG
- the epsC gene encoding serine O-acetyltransferase EpsC: MTAFDIDEIVSSLRGVRQEWRTQQKRSREAGGRDLPTREALQDIVDALKGALFPMRLGPPDLRQESEDVHVAHALDTGLHRLLGQARLELRFRARHLTRDDDAIERRAGDAVRAFAKALPRVRALLDSDVSAAFQGDPAAGSVDEVLLCYPGILAMIHHRLAHVLYRLDLRLLARIVAEIAHGATGIDIHPGAQIGAGFFIDHGTGVVIGETTVIGERVRLYQAVTLGAKRFPRDADGHLQKGLPRHPIVEDDVVIYAGATILGRVTLGRGASIGGNVWLTDDVAPGARVTQAVSRNEAHPARRPSPERGNGLGSGSQASTSV, translated from the coding sequence GTGACCGCATTCGATATCGACGAGATTGTGTCGTCGCTGCGTGGCGTACGTCAGGAATGGCGCACGCAGCAAAAGCGCTCTCGCGAGGCGGGCGGGCGCGACCTGCCGACGCGCGAAGCGTTGCAGGACATCGTCGACGCGCTCAAGGGCGCGTTGTTTCCCATGCGCCTCGGGCCGCCGGACCTGCGTCAGGAAAGCGAGGATGTCCATGTTGCGCATGCGCTGGACACGGGGCTGCATCGCCTGCTCGGGCAGGCGCGGCTGGAGCTGCGATTTCGCGCCCGGCATCTGACGCGCGACGACGACGCGATCGAGCGTCGGGCGGGCGACGCGGTGCGGGCTTTCGCGAAGGCGCTGCCGCGCGTGCGGGCACTGCTCGACAGCGACGTGTCCGCCGCCTTCCAGGGCGATCCGGCCGCTGGCAGCGTCGACGAGGTGCTGCTGTGCTATCCCGGCATCCTGGCCATGATCCACCACCGGCTGGCGCATGTCCTGTATCGCCTCGACCTGCGGCTGCTTGCGCGCATCGTCGCGGAAATCGCGCACGGCGCGACGGGCATCGATATCCACCCCGGCGCGCAGATCGGGGCGGGTTTCTTCATCGACCACGGCACGGGGGTGGTGATCGGCGAGACCACGGTGATCGGCGAGCGCGTACGTCTCTACCAGGCGGTCACGCTGGGCGCGAAGCGGTTTCCTCGCGACGCGGATGGGCATTTGCAGAAAGGCTTGCCGCGGCATCCCATCGTCGAGGACGATGTCGTGATCTACGCGGGGGCGACGATCCTCGGACGCGTCACGCTGGGACGCGGCGCGTCGATCGGCGGCAACGTCTGGCTGACCGACGACGTCGCCCCCGGCGCGCGCGTGACCCAGGCGGTGTCGCGCAACGAGGCACACCCGGCGCGGCGGCCGTCGCCGGAAAGGGGGAACGGACTCGGGTCGGGCTCTCAGGCGAGCACGTCGGTATAA
- a CDS encoding putative bifunctional diguanylate cyclase/phosphodiesterase: MNSPLLSSGATPRAFGEAGPALSERVRRDQLVALRRSVSIALPINVLLGAACWLMASHHGLGRVATVWFLASSLVNLVRITVCRWSLPAFPENPRPRNGKPHAWMPSVTGHLRLHAVTAWLSGTVWAWVPALCAGYTHPEAIFFLAVVCGITAGSVTHGTACALIPTCFIIPPLASVVGCLVYVGGFDHDCLAAAAALYLAALLRSARQNEAAFRESSERKNEATALAESLDRSHAHSLQVSDRMRDLAWHDGLTGILNRTGFMQETQQRLHAHPHKHFCFMLLDLDGFKAVNDAFGHHAGDQVLIKVARRLRAAVPDSALLGRLGGDKFAILHDPDALQEAPTALASRLISVVPFSIFDGGRLGASIGVHHAAEVALTDRLAYADEALHAAKSAGRNQFRLFDAALLVRLEMRRDIERDLPAALNAGSLEVWFQPIFKKGGRDLESLEALLRWNHAAHGWVPPPEMIFTAAVTGMSETLTRYILARVCAMIRDLKDAGHAHVRVAMNLSPLEMAQADIERIVPQTLARLGVPADLLEIEITEETAMDVHAVQGKLAALGAAGIRIAIDDFGVGFSSLASLRHRQVQRVKIDRSFVSGLTATPDNRVLVEAVLNLGRSLDIDIVAEGVESAEDLHILRGLGCENMQGYYLARPMPAAAVMTWIANRAG; encoded by the coding sequence ATGAATTCTCCTCTACTCTCTTCAGGCGCCACGCCGCGTGCTTTCGGCGAGGCCGGCCCGGCACTGAGCGAGCGCGTCCGCCGCGACCAGCTGGTCGCCCTGCGCCGCAGCGTCTCGATCGCGCTCCCCATCAACGTCCTGCTGGGTGCGGCGTGCTGGCTGATGGCGAGCCACCACGGTCTGGGCCGCGTGGCCACGGTCTGGTTCCTGGCCTCCTCGCTCGTCAATCTCGTACGAATCACGGTATGTCGCTGGTCGCTACCCGCTTTCCCGGAAAACCCCCGCCCACGGAACGGAAAGCCACACGCCTGGATGCCGTCGGTTACAGGTCACTTGCGGCTCCACGCCGTCACCGCATGGCTGTCGGGCACGGTCTGGGCGTGGGTGCCGGCCCTCTGTGCCGGTTACACCCACCCCGAGGCGATCTTCTTCCTGGCCGTCGTCTGCGGCATCACCGCGGGTTCGGTAACGCACGGCACGGCCTGTGCGCTCATTCCCACCTGCTTCATCATCCCGCCACTTGCGTCGGTCGTCGGCTGTCTGGTGTACGTCGGCGGATTCGACCATGACTGCCTGGCCGCCGCCGCCGCACTGTACCTGGCCGCGCTGCTGCGCAGCGCCCGCCAAAACGAGGCGGCGTTTCGCGAATCCAGCGAAAGAAAGAACGAAGCGACCGCGCTGGCCGAATCGCTGGACCGCTCGCATGCGCATTCATTGCAGGTCAGCGACCGGATGCGCGATCTGGCGTGGCACGACGGTTTGACCGGAATTCTGAACCGCACGGGCTTCATGCAGGAGACACAGCAGCGGTTGCATGCGCACCCGCACAAGCACTTCTGCTTCATGCTGCTCGATCTCGACGGGTTCAAGGCGGTCAACGACGCGTTCGGACATCACGCGGGCGATCAGGTGCTGATCAAAGTCGCCCGGCGCCTGCGCGCGGCCGTCCCCGACAGTGCCCTTCTCGGCCGCCTGGGCGGGGACAAGTTCGCGATTCTGCACGATCCCGATGCGCTGCAGGAAGCGCCCACGGCCCTCGCCAGCCGCTTGATCAGCGTCGTGCCATTTTCGATTTTCGATGGTGGCCGTCTGGGAGCGAGCATCGGCGTCCATCATGCGGCCGAAGTCGCCCTGACGGACCGTCTCGCGTACGCGGACGAGGCGCTCCACGCCGCCAAGAGCGCCGGGCGCAATCAATTCCGTCTGTTCGATGCGGCGCTGCTGGTACGTCTCGAAATGCGGCGCGACATCGAGCGTGACCTGCCCGCGGCGTTGAACGCCGGATCCCTCGAGGTCTGGTTTCAGCCGATTTTCAAGAAAGGCGGCCGCGATCTGGAAAGTCTCGAAGCGCTGCTGCGCTGGAACCACGCCGCGCATGGCTGGGTGCCGCCGCCCGAGATGATCTTCACCGCCGCCGTCACCGGCATGTCCGAAACGCTGACCCGCTACATTCTCGCGCGGGTCTGCGCGATGATCCGCGACCTGAAGGACGCGGGCCACGCCCATGTACGCGTCGCGATGAACCTGTCGCCGCTGGAAATGGCGCAGGCGGACATCGAACGCATCGTGCCGCAGACGCTGGCGCGCCTGGGCGTGCCGGCCGACCTGCTGGAAATCGAGATTACGGAAGAGACCGCGATGGACGTCCACGCGGTACAGGGAAAGCTCGCCGCGCTGGGCGCGGCCGGCATCCGCATCGCCATCGACGATTTCGGCGTCGGATTTTCCTCGCTCGCCTCGCTGCGGCACCGGCAGGTGCAGCGCGTCAAGATCGATCGCTCCTTCGTCTCGGGCCTGACCGCCACGCCCGACAACCGCGTGCTGGTGGAGGCGGTGTTGAATCTGGGCCGTTCGCTCGATATCGATATCGTCGCCGAGGGCGTCGAGAGCGCGGAGGACCTGCATATCCTGCGCGGGCTCGGCTGCGAAAACATGCAGGGGTATTATCTCGCGCGGCCGATGCCGGCCGCCGCGGTCATGACGTGGATCGCGAACCGGGCGGGCTGA